The following coding sequences lie in one Cellulosilyticum sp. I15G10I2 genomic window:
- a CDS encoding glycosyltransferase family 2 protein, with translation MSLSFEVCLVIVVLLLYTDSIIVLKLLANRLKKIGRQEDLIKQKKRLINVFLGERKRRQTKRFTDSYRQMKHSIILDQKQKQTIESALDINQYEKKNIKRLSSLFSLRRIEAAAELSLIASDKAREALEKAITKQKSYPIKLYMANALSDIGNEKSIPVLVATLMNAHRWYRDRVNMMIIDFGEAFHAYLPQIIHRNEAEVKELIVDFAAQSYTTTLKAYLIKVMDENEIEANREKYNTMDKLVRCCGNCTFGRISDEDGNRLCTYKGTVSPYYKCWRFKRLPVSIDGRISRQNLVYKAAETVAKLYPKVLMDEKYLNSKDVRIRQIAVKALSQFDADESLGRLVTYLYNEETSRTAINGILEVLEKRPELINKIVVFFYEEKDRKVKECLAEILSRKVEYFMMKLVSKDKDIAGSIIEQVLLAGKASNVIDFLNKNKNIDIENELVAIIKAVLSKDTSLRIELSRYLNDTTLKKCGLTRWKENEVPQSEIKNKNLIQVLSSVILVTVLFFPIIYILRYFPRLFDTPLIKQFKTYVIDFNYYLVFYSVAINLIYGMLLILSFINVRRQSKLWRLKGITMLFKKRMLPSISIIAPAHNEEKTIIQSANSLLNLIYPDYELIIVNDGSDDKTLEILIKHFDLKRVDYTFEYKLKTRPIQAVYLNPSMPKLIVVDKKNGGKADSLNAGINISSREYFCGIDADSLLEADALLKLASMELDAGVETPALGGNIFPANGCIIDQGTITDTRVPKNKLARFQTIEYMRAFMSGRLGWAYSNSLLIISGAFGLFRKERVISVGGYLTSSGQYEKDTVGEDMELVVRIGRMMREKGLRYKIDYAYNANCWTEVPEDLKSLKKQRYRWHRGLVDILTFHKKMIFNPAYGRTGCIAMPYFFIFEMVGPLIETQGYCMVIIALMLGLLNVEIALLLFISTVLMGVLISLFSLLIAEKDMKYFRLKDIGILIFYSILENFGPRQLFSFWRVKATLRMLTKIEGWDKAKRKGFTSSDTVVEG, from the coding sequence ATGAGTTTAAGTTTTGAGGTATGTTTAGTCATAGTGGTATTATTGTTATATACAGATAGTATAATAGTGCTTAAACTTTTGGCCAATAGATTAAAAAAAATTGGCAGGCAGGAAGATCTTATTAAACAGAAAAAAAGACTTATTAATGTGTTTTTAGGAGAGAGGAAGCGGAGGCAGACCAAGCGTTTTACGGACAGTTACAGACAAATGAAACACTCCATTATTTTAGACCAAAAACAGAAACAAACTATTGAAAGTGCTCTAGATATCAATCAATATGAGAAAAAAAATATCAAAAGACTATCCTCATTGTTTTCACTTAGAAGAATCGAGGCAGCTGCTGAATTAAGTCTGATTGCCTCAGACAAGGCAAGAGAAGCACTTGAAAAAGCAATAACCAAACAAAAGTCTTATCCTATTAAACTCTATATGGCTAATGCGCTGTCAGATATAGGAAATGAAAAGTCGATTCCAGTGCTTGTTGCAACGTTGATGAATGCACATCGTTGGTATAGGGACAGGGTTAATATGATGATTATAGATTTTGGAGAAGCGTTTCATGCGTATTTGCCTCAAATCATACATCGAAATGAAGCAGAAGTAAAAGAATTGATCGTTGATTTTGCTGCACAATCTTATACAACTACCCTAAAAGCTTATTTAATTAAGGTGATGGATGAAAATGAAATAGAAGCAAACAGGGAAAAGTATAATACTATGGATAAACTTGTAAGATGCTGTGGCAACTGTACCTTCGGCAGAATATCTGATGAAGACGGAAATAGGCTTTGTACATACAAAGGGACTGTCAGCCCGTATTATAAATGTTGGCGTTTTAAACGGCTACCAGTTAGTATTGATGGAAGAATAAGCCGGCAAAATCTTGTTTATAAGGCAGCTGAAACAGTAGCTAAACTTTATCCAAAGGTGCTTATGGATGAAAAATATTTAAATAGTAAAGACGTCAGAATAAGGCAGATAGCGGTAAAGGCGTTATCTCAATTTGATGCAGATGAAAGCTTAGGCAGACTAGTTACTTATCTTTATAATGAAGAAACATCCAGAACAGCTATAAATGGGATCTTGGAGGTACTTGAGAAGAGGCCAGAGCTTATTAATAAGATTGTAGTATTTTTTTATGAAGAAAAGGATAGGAAAGTAAAAGAATGCCTTGCTGAAATTCTTTCGAGAAAAGTTGAATACTTTATGATGAAGTTAGTATCTAAAGATAAAGATATTGCAGGTAGTATCATAGAACAGGTGCTATTGGCAGGAAAAGCAAGTAATGTTATAGACTTTCTTAATAAAAATAAGAATATCGATATAGAAAATGAATTAGTTGCAATAATAAAGGCAGTTTTATCAAAAGATACATCTTTAAGAATAGAGTTAAGTAGATACTTAAATGACACGACGCTAAAAAAATGTGGTCTTACTAGGTGGAAAGAAAATGAAGTGCCTCAGTCGGAAATAAAGAATAAAAACCTTATTCAAGTACTTTCTTCAGTGATTCTTGTCACAGTATTATTTTTTCCAATTATTTATATACTGCGATATTTTCCACGGCTATTTGATACACCCTTAATAAAACAATTTAAAACTTATGTTATAGACTTCAATTATTATCTAGTTTTTTATTCTGTTGCAATTAATTTGATTTACGGCATGCTTCTCATACTTTCTTTTATAAATGTAAGAAGGCAGTCTAAATTATGGCGTTTAAAGGGAATTACGATGCTCTTTAAAAAAAGAATGCTGCCATCTATATCTATTATTGCACCAGCCCATAATGAGGAAAAAACTATTATTCAAAGTGCTAATTCATTACTCAACTTAATCTATCCCGATTATGAACTTATTATTGTGAATGACGGGTCTGATGATAAAACATTAGAGATTTTAATAAAGCACTTTGACTTAAAAAGAGTAGATTATACGTTTGAATATAAGCTTAAGACAAGGCCTATTCAAGCCGTTTATCTCAATCCATCTATGCCTAAACTGATTGTAGTAGATAAAAAAAATGGCGGGAAAGCAGATTCTTTAAACGCAGGTATCAATATCTCAAGCAGAGAATATTTCTGTGGTATAGATGCAGATTCTCTTTTAGAGGCAGATGCACTTCTCAAACTGGCTTCGATGGAACTTGATGCAGGAGTTGAAACACCTGCACTTGGGGGTAATATTTTTCCAGCGAATGGTTGTATTATTGATCAAGGAACTATTACTGATACCCGTGTTCCCAAAAATAAACTGGCGAGATTTCAGACTATTGAGTATATGCGTGCATTTATGTCAGGCAGATTGGGGTGGGCATATTCAAATAGCTTACTCATTATATCAGGAGCTTTTGGACTTTTTAGAAAAGAGCGTGTTATCAGTGTAGGGGGCTACCTTACTAGCAGCGGTCAGTATGAAAAAGATACAGTGGGTGAGGATATGGAACTGGTGGTTCGCATTGGCAGAATGATGCGTGAAAAAGGTCTCCGTTACAAAATTGATTATGCATACAATGCCAATTGCTGGACAGAGGTACCAGAAGATTTAAAAAGTCTAAAAAAACAACGCTACCGTTGGCATAGAGGACTTGTGGATATACTGACCTTTCACAAAAAAATGATCTTTAATCCAGCCTATGGCAGAACAGGATGTATTGCGATGCCCTATTTCTTTATTTTTGAAATGGTAGGCCCATTGATAGAGACACAGGGTTATTGCATGGTCATTATTGCATTAATGTTAGGTCTTTTGAATGTAGAAATTGCTTTATTACTTTTTATATCAACAGTTTTAATGGGTGTATTAATCTCACTCTTCTCGCTGCTCATTGCTGAAAAGGATATGAAATATTTTAGGCTAAAAGATATTGGGATACTCATCTTTTATTCTATACTTGAAAACTTCGGGCCAAGACAGCTCTTTAGCTTTTGGCGCGTGAAGGCAACTTTAAGAATGTTGACAAAAATAGAGGGATGGGACAAAGCCAAGCGGAAAGGCTTTACATCTTCCGATACCGTAGTAGAGGGGTGA
- a CDS encoding carbohydrate ABC transporter permease yields the protein MILKKIFNIYLPLTALMLFLLFPFYWTFITSIKPESELYGNIVTYWPKQATFASYIKLFLEFNFLKAMKNSFVVAGASTIVSLLVSMLAAYAFSRYRFKGRKILMVIFLTNNMFPTVLLLIPLYTIMRSLGILYTPLALVLAYTTFTIPFSVWLLNGYMNDLPQSLEEAALIDGANRFQAFTRIVLPVLVPCLIATGVYIFMTAWNEYTFAVMFTNEGNRTIPVALKNLIGQLGVQWDLLTAGGIITIIPVCVMFFFAQRRLVEGLTAGAEKG from the coding sequence ATGATACTAAAAAAGATTTTCAACATTTATCTACCGTTAACTGCACTGATGCTATTTTTACTCTTTCCATTTTACTGGACATTTATCACATCAATAAAACCAGAGAGTGAACTTTATGGAAATATTGTGACATACTGGCCCAAACAAGCAACTTTTGCATCTTACATCAAGTTGTTTTTAGAATTTAATTTCTTAAAAGCCATGAAAAATAGTTTTGTTGTAGCAGGAGCTTCAACGATTGTGTCCTTGTTAGTTTCTATGCTGGCGGCCTATGCCTTTTCAAGGTATCGTTTTAAAGGCAGAAAGATACTTATGGTCATATTTTTGACGAATAACATGTTTCCTACTGTGCTGTTATTAATTCCATTATATACAATCATGCGCAGCTTAGGGATTTTATATACCCCTCTTGCACTTGTCCTTGCTTATACAACTTTTACAATCCCGTTTTCTGTATGGCTGCTAAATGGCTACATGAATGATCTGCCGCAATCTTTAGAAGAAGCAGCTTTAATAGACGGTGCCAATAGATTTCAGGCATTTACTAGAATCGTTTTACCGGTTTTAGTACCTTGTTTGATTGCTACAGGTGTATATATTTTTATGACGGCATGGAACGAGTATACGTTTGCTGTCATGTTTACAAACGAAGGCAATAGAACCATACCAGTAGCACTTAAAAACTTGATTGGCCAGCTTGGCGTGCAGTGGGATCTTTTAACAGCAGGGGGAATTATAACTATTATTCCAGTATGCGTCATGTTTTTCTTTGCACAAAGACGATTGGTAGAAGGATTAACTGCAGGCGCAGAAAAAGGTTAA
- a CDS encoding response regulator, whose amino-acid sequence MNTLKTVELDKGIYWVGGNDQNGSLHCNPYLLVDGDEGVLFDPGSVLDFEYVYQNVTSIIPLEKIKYIVLHHQDPDFCSSVPLFEQKGGAFKIVTHWRTQTLVKYYGIKSHYYIVDQNNFSLTLQSGRKLNFIQTPYLHFPGAITTYDTVSKILFSSDLFGALSQEWSLFAQDDYIEKMKVFHEHYMPSNDILRPVMEVFLGMDIDIIAPQHGSIITADIGRYIRELRDLECGAFLTPIKKELSRAGGYLRLCSSILQRYQAIFSKKEVLRVIRDLEITINKETLDITDYNYTGDVLWNLIFEKFLAIKGIESLIIIEPLVLKLSKEFDIPMPTIFETSIKKTYTLTEENAQLKRANERLDLGIRETQERLLRCPITGLYNYEFFKNYLITELDKTEEGLNPAIIIINLDNMEKIRFSYGDSEVEEVLKNTVYIINDLKQENTVLFRLQGAAFAWYLPHTSKEDAAQNAEKIRNTVAASEKYIEKITISLGVVSLEEVKNHENFTKRPFEMTYELAMWRVRLARNRGMNVVCSNSDVGDYKESVGKVLVADTDDVNVDVIKTFLKNMKYEVLTAKDGESALKIAEREVPDIVITEIMLPKMDAFLIREKLIMESHTKNIPFIIISHLKNEDTVKRAVSLGVDYYLKKPFMLSELLGIIKQKIKGGGYQ is encoded by the coding sequence ATGAATACTTTAAAGACAGTTGAACTAGACAAGGGGATTTATTGGGTAGGAGGAAATGATCAGAATGGCAGTTTACACTGCAATCCTTATTTATTAGTGGATGGGGATGAGGGGGTTCTTTTTGACCCGGGGTCAGTTTTAGACTTTGAATATGTGTATCAAAATGTTACAAGTATTATTCCTTTAGAAAAAATTAAATACATCGTTCTTCACCATCAGGATCCAGATTTTTGTTCAAGTGTCCCTCTATTTGAACAAAAAGGGGGAGCCTTTAAAATTGTAACCCACTGGAGAACTCAGACACTGGTAAAGTATTATGGCATAAAATCTCACTATTATATAGTTGATCAAAATAATTTTAGTCTTACGCTGCAATCAGGCAGAAAACTGAATTTTATACAAACACCCTATCTCCACTTTCCAGGAGCTATTACAACCTATGATACTGTTTCAAAAATATTATTTTCCAGTGACCTCTTTGGTGCGCTATCACAGGAATGGAGCCTTTTTGCACAGGATGATTACATTGAAAAAATGAAGGTTTTTCATGAACACTACATGCCGTCTAATGATATTTTAAGACCTGTAATGGAAGTGTTCTTGGGGATGGATATTGACATCATTGCGCCTCAGCATGGTTCTATTATTACAGCGGATATCGGCAGATATATTCGAGAACTGAGGGACCTAGAATGTGGTGCATTTTTAACACCTATAAAGAAAGAACTTTCAAGAGCCGGAGGCTATTTACGGTTGTGCAGTTCTATCTTACAGCGATACCAAGCCATTTTTAGTAAAAAAGAAGTCTTGAGGGTTATAAGGGATTTAGAGATAACAATAAACAAGGAGACACTCGATATCACTGATTATAACTATACAGGAGATGTGCTTTGGAATCTCATATTTGAGAAGTTTTTAGCAATAAAGGGCATTGAATCGCTGATAATTATTGAACCTTTAGTACTTAAACTTTCAAAGGAATTTGATATTCCCATGCCAACTATATTTGAAACCAGCATTAAAAAGACCTACACACTTACAGAAGAGAATGCACAGCTCAAACGAGCTAACGAGCGTCTTGACCTAGGGATTAGAGAAACACAGGAGAGATTGCTCAGGTGCCCTATAACGGGATTATATAATTATGAGTTTTTTAAAAATTATCTAATAACAGAGCTTGATAAGACCGAAGAAGGGCTAAATCCGGCAATTATTATTATTAATCTTGATAATATGGAGAAAATCAGATTTTCGTATGGAGATAGTGAAGTTGAAGAAGTGCTTAAGAACACTGTATATATCATTAATGATCTTAAGCAAGAAAATACGGTGCTATTCAGACTTCAAGGAGCAGCTTTTGCATGGTATTTACCGCATACATCTAAGGAAGATGCAGCTCAGAATGCGGAGAAGATAAGAAATACAGTAGCGGCTTCTGAGAAATATATTGAAAAGATTACAATATCTTTGGGCGTTGTAAGTCTGGAGGAAGTTAAAAATCATGAGAACTTTACTAAGCGGCCTTTTGAAATGACCTATGAGCTTGCTATGTGGCGTGTGAGACTTGCTAGAAACAGAGGGATGAACGTGGTATGCAGTAATTCTGATGTAGGAGACTATAAAGAAAGTGTAGGCAAAGTGTTGGTAGCAGATACAGATGATGTAAATGTAGATGTCATTAAAACATTTCTTAAGAATATGAAATATGAAGTGCTGACCGCAAAAGATGGTGAATCCGCATTGAAGATAGCAGAAAGAGAAGTACCAGATATCGTTATAACAGAAATAATGCTTCCAAAAATGGATGCATTCCTAATACGTGAAAAGTTGATCATGGAATCTCATACTAAAAATATACCATTTATAATTATTTCACATCTTAAAAACGAGGACACTGTTAAAAGGGCAGTGAGCCTTGGCGTAGACTATTATTTAAAAAAACCGTTCATGCTCTCTGAACTGTTGGGGATTATTAAACAGAAAATTAAAGGGGGCGGGTACCAATGA
- a CDS encoding cupin, whose amino-acid sequence MKIAEYAFNGEGMNRVFENEKWTVGIKNWKPANDITGIDCLERHNLTDELFVLLAGSCTLIFANKTEDGLVFDAVAMEPNKVYNIPATLWHNTITCKDTKMILIEDSSTSMDNSDIYSLSMEELDVLKSLIR is encoded by the coding sequence ATGAAAATTGCTGAATATGCCTTTAACGGTGAAGGAATGAATCGTGTGTTTGAAAATGAAAAATGGACAGTGGGTATTAAAAACTGGAAACCGGCAAATGATATCACTGGAATTGACTGCTTAGAGCGGCACAATTTAACGGATGAGTTATTTGTGCTACTCGCAGGCTCCTGCACGCTGATCTTTGCTAATAAAACAGAAGATGGCTTAGTGTTTGACGCTGTAGCGATGGAGCCAAATAAGGTCTATAATATTCCTGCTACACTTTGGCATAATACGATTACATGCAAAGATACAAAGATGATACTCATCGAAGACTCTTCTACAAGTATGGATAATAGTGATATATATTCATTAAGTATGGAAGAATTAGACGTATTAAAAAGTCTAATAAGATAG
- a CDS encoding 1-deoxy-D-xylulose-5-phosphate synthase N-terminal domain-containing protein, whose amino-acid sequence MNAINLEEKAKQIRADILKMLYTCQSGHPGGSLSCVEMLMAIYYKTAHIDAKNSKMDKRDRIVLSKGHAAPTLYAILADLEFFPREDLWHLRQIDSHLQGHPDMNKTPGVDVNTGSLGQGISVAIGMALAAKHKKEDHKIYVIVGDGEVQEGLVWEAAMSAAHYKLDNLIVMLDHNGLQIDGANDEVMSIGDISEKYKAFGFECYKVDGHDIDAITYAIKAPISGKPKFICCETHKGHGISFMSDQFGWHGKAPTKAEYERALDELGVEV is encoded by the coding sequence ATGAACGCTATAAATCTAGAAGAAAAAGCTAAACAGATTAGAGCAGATATTTTAAAAATGTTGTATACTTGTCAGTCAGGCCATCCGGGAGGATCACTGTCATGTGTAGAAATGCTGATGGCCATATACTATAAAACTGCCCATATTGATGCTAAAAATTCAAAAATGGATAAGCGAGACCGTATTGTATTAAGTAAAGGGCACGCTGCTCCAACGTTATATGCCATTTTAGCAGACTTAGAATTCTTTCCAAGAGAGGATCTTTGGCATCTTCGTCAAATAGACAGCCATCTCCAAGGCCATCCTGATATGAATAAAACACCAGGAGTAGATGTAAACACAGGGTCCCTAGGACAAGGAATATCCGTCGCTATAGGAATGGCTTTAGCTGCAAAGCATAAAAAAGAAGATCATAAAATATACGTCATTGTTGGTGATGGTGAAGTTCAAGAAGGCCTTGTGTGGGAAGCAGCTATGTCAGCGGCTCATTATAAGTTGGATAATCTTATTGTAATGCTTGATCATAACGGACTTCAGATTGATGGAGCCAACGACGAAGTGATGAGTATTGGGGATATTAGTGAAAAATATAAAGCATTTGGCTTTGAATGTTATAAAGTAGATGGGCATGATATTGATGCTATTACCTATGCGATCAAGGCTCCTATTAGTGGAAAACCCAAATTCATTTGTTGTGAAACCCATAAAGGGCACGGCATATCTTTTATGTCAGATCAGTTCGGATGGCATGGGAAGGCACCAACCAAAGCAGAGTATGAAAGAGCATTAGATGAATTGGGGGTAGAAGTATAA
- a CDS encoding carbohydrate ABC transporter permease: MRSRKINITPYFLVAPAFLIMLGVVFVPVAKAILMSFQNYDLRRPNSLKFIGIGNFVEIFHDALFWDAFGRTMLWVGFGVGLQFLFGFVLALILNQSFHGRGVVRAVSLIPWCTPGVLIGLMWRWIYDGNYGVLNDILMKLHIIDEKIPFLAQTSTAFPSVITTIVWQGIPFFALMILAGLQGVPLEMYEAADVDGATRVQKLFKITVPSIKNTIFITLLLRIIWVANSVDLIMNMTEGGPAYSTQTLSIYIFNKANVLNMGYAAAISLILTLILSLAAVPYLRRRFKEDKS, encoded by the coding sequence ATGCGAAGCAGAAAGATCAATATAACGCCGTATTTCTTGGTGGCGCCTGCGTTTTTAATTATGCTAGGAGTAGTGTTTGTTCCAGTAGCGAAAGCAATATTAATGAGTTTTCAAAATTATGACTTAAGGAGGCCAAACAGCTTAAAGTTTATTGGCATTGGCAACTTTGTCGAAATCTTCCACGATGCTTTATTTTGGGATGCTTTTGGTCGTACAATGCTTTGGGTTGGCTTTGGAGTAGGTTTACAATTCTTATTCGGATTTGTATTAGCACTTATTTTAAATCAGAGCTTTCACGGCCGCGGTGTTGTGCGAGCGGTTAGCTTGATCCCTTGGTGTACACCAGGAGTGCTCATTGGTCTTATGTGGAGATGGATTTATGATGGTAACTATGGGGTGTTAAATGATATTTTAATGAAACTACATATTATTGATGAAAAAATACCTTTCTTAGCCCAGACCAGTACGGCGTTTCCAAGTGTTATCACAACTATTGTCTGGCAAGGCATACCCTTTTTTGCACTTATGATTTTAGCAGGTTTACAGGGAGTACCTCTGGAAATGTATGAAGCTGCAGATGTAGATGGTGCCACGAGAGTGCAGAAGTTATTTAAGATTACAGTCCCATCTATTAAAAATACTATTTTCATCACGTTATTATTGCGTATTATTTGGGTTGCAAACTCAGTAGATTTAATTATGAATATGACAGAAGGTGGACCGGCCTATTCTACGCAAACACTTAGTATTTATATTTTCAATAAAGCCAATGTCCTTAATATGGGGTATGCAGCAGCAATCTCTCTCATATTGACGCTTATACTCTCTTTAGCAGCAGTTCCGTACCTGCGAAGAAGATTTAAGGAGGATAAGTCATGA
- a CDS encoding transketolase family protein, protein MGQSLRVAYGEALRDLGAENDKIVVLDADLAHATMTSLFKEVYPERFYNFGIAEANMMCAAAGFSHSGFIPFVSTFALFGTGRAYEEIRNAISYVGANVKLCLSHSGLCVGEDGGSHQSIEDIALMRVLPGMTIFVPCDPIETKKAVRAASEINGPVYIRIARPICEDITTEDTPFVPGKANVIKDGNDVCIIAAGLMIPEAIQAAKVLEEYGIHAAVVNMHTIKPIDSECVLMMARKCKVIVTAEEHSIIGGLGSAVAEILAGKSDVKFSRVGIEDVFGKSGKPQDLFNAYGLNAENIINHCKSLLSKEN, encoded by the coding sequence ATGGGACAATCATTAAGAGTTGCTTATGGAGAAGCGTTAAGAGACTTAGGTGCAGAAAATGATAAAATTGTAGTTTTAGATGCAGATCTCGCACATGCAACCATGACAAGTCTATTTAAAGAAGTTTATCCAGAAAGGTTTTACAATTTTGGAATAGCAGAAGCCAATATGATGTGTGCAGCAGCAGGTTTTTCGCATTCAGGCTTCATTCCATTTGTAAGCACTTTCGCATTATTTGGAACTGGTCGTGCCTATGAAGAGATCCGTAACGCCATCAGCTATGTGGGTGCCAATGTTAAACTATGTTTATCCCATTCAGGTCTATGCGTCGGAGAAGATGGAGGAAGCCATCAATCGATAGAAGACATTGCACTCATGCGTGTTCTTCCGGGTATGACGATCTTTGTTCCTTGTGATCCTATTGAAACAAAGAAAGCAGTAAGAGCGGCAAGTGAGATAAATGGACCTGTATATATTCGTATAGCCCGCCCGATATGTGAAGATATTACTACAGAAGATACGCCGTTTGTTCCTGGAAAAGCCAATGTTATAAAGGATGGAAATGATGTTTGTATTATTGCAGCAGGCCTCATGATCCCGGAGGCTATACAGGCAGCTAAAGTTCTTGAAGAATATGGAATTCATGCAGCTGTTGTAAATATGCACACGATTAAGCCCATTGATAGCGAATGTGTCTTAATGATGGCAAGAAAGTGTAAGGTAATTGTCACTGCTGAAGAACATTCTATTATTGGTGGACTTGGATCTGCCGTAGCAGAAATACTTGCGGGTAAATCAGATGTAAAGTTTTCAAGAGTTGGCATTGAAGATGTATTTGGCAAATCAGGAAAACCACAAGACTTGTTTAATGCTTATGGCCTTAATGCTGAAAATATTATCAATCATTGTAAATCACTTTTAAGTAAGGAGAACTAA